A region of the Paracoccus pantotrophus genome:
CCGCGCTGGCGCAAAGCGCCTCGATGCCCAGGATCTGCGCAAGGTTCGCGTTCATGCGTTTCAGCCGCCGCGCGCCATGCGCGGCCATGGACACGTGATCCTCCTGGTTGGCCGAAGTCGGCGTCGAATCGGTGCTGCACGGCGTTGCCAGATGCTTGTTCTCGCTCATCAGCGCCGCCGAGGTCACTTCCGCGATCATCAGGCCCGAATTCAGCCCCGGATCGGGGGTCAGGAAGGGCGGCAGGTCATGGCTCAGCGCCGGATCGACCATCAGCGCGATGCGGCGCTGGGAAATGGCGCCGATCTCGGCGATGGCCAGCGCGATCTGGTCGGCGGCAAAGGCCACCGGCTCGGCATGGAAGTTGCCGCCCGAGACGATGCGGTCGGCGCCCACCAGCACCAGCGGGTTGTCGGTGGCGGCGTTCGATTCGATTTCCAGCGTGCGGGCAGCCTGCCACAGCAGGTCGATGCAGGCGCCCGTCACCTGCGGCTGGCAGCGGATGCAATAGGGATCCTGCACGCGCGTATCACCCTCGCGGTGGCTCTCGCGGATCTCGGAACCTTCCATCAGCGCGCGGATGGTCCGCGCCGCGACGATCTGGCCGCGATGGCCGCGCAGCGTGTGGATCTCGTCCAGGAAGGGCGCGGTCGAGCCCATGATCGCGTCGGTCGAAAGCGAGGACGTGACCAGCGCCGCGCGGGCCGAGGCGAAGGCCTCGAACAGCCCCGCCAAGGCGAAGGCGGTCGAGACCTGCGTGCCGTTGATCAGCGCCAGCCCCTCTTTCGCGGCCAGCACCACGGGCGCGAGGCCGGCGGCGGCCAACGCCTCGGCGGCGGGCATCTCGCGGCCGTCATAGGTTGCGCGGCCCTCGCCCAGCATGGCGGCGGCCATATGCGCCAGCGGCGCCAGATCGCCCGAAGCGCCGACCGAACCCTGCGACGGGATCACCGGCAGCACGCCGCGGGCCAGCATATCCTCGATCAACTGGATCACCTCGGGGCGTACGCCCGAGGCGCCGCGGCCCAGCGACAGAAGCTTCAGCACCATGATCAGGCGCACGGTTTCCGGCTCGACCGGCTCGCCCACGCCGCAGCAATGCGACAGGATCAGGTTCCTTTGCAGCGTCGCCGTATCCCGCGCCGCGATCTTGATCGAGGCGAGCTTGCCGAAGCCGGTATTCACGCCATAGACCGGCGCCTCGCCATTGGCGGCGGCCTCGATGCGCGCC
Encoded here:
- the hutH gene encoding histidine ammonia-lyase, producing MSELILIPGETTLAQLEQVWRQGLAVRLADSARPGIAESAARIEAAANGEAPVYGVNTGFGKLASIKIAARDTATLQRNLILSHCCGVGEPVEPETVRLIMVLKLLSLGRGASGVRPEVIQLIEDMLARGVLPVIPSQGSVGASGDLAPLAHMAAAMLGEGRATYDGREMPAAEALAAAGLAPVVLAAKEGLALINGTQVSTAFALAGLFEAFASARAALVTSSLSTDAIMGSTAPFLDEIHTLRGHRGQIVAARTIRALMEGSEIRESHREGDTRVQDPYCIRCQPQVTGACIDLLWQAARTLEIESNAATDNPLVLVGADRIVSGGNFHAEPVAFAADQIALAIAEIGAISQRRIALMVDPALSHDLPPFLTPDPGLNSGLMIAEVTSAALMSENKHLATPCSTDSTPTSANQEDHVSMAAHGARRLKRMNANLAQILGIEALCASAGVEFRAPLETSAPLQAVIAALRQTVPALEQDRYLAPDLAESARLVREGVLVGAIPASLLDEVRP